Proteins from one Parachlamydia sp. AcF125 genomic window:
- a CDS encoding RluA family pseudouridine synthase: MKGDEIEEGASFLIQDTEVRVRLDKVLAARYKNNGSRTYFQMLIEKGLVLLNGEPVKKRFKPNLGDEVELFFAAAPEIPLIPQPIPLHILYEDDYLLIVDKPAGMVVHPAPGNWTGTFVNALLYHCGYSLGGASLDSLRPGIVHRLDKETSGVLVAAKTLPVQQKLMELFANRQVYKEYWAICLGNPGNCELKGSIGRHPVHRKQMTVREDGKEALTLCETLEVRNDICLVRLVLSTGRTHQIRVHLKHAGHPILGDSIYGNKQVNLKYRAERQMLHARKIAFSHPITHQKIVTEAPLPPDMEQFLKKRDMLERIKKCG, encoded by the coding sequence ATGAAGGGTGATGAGATAGAAGAAGGCGCAAGCTTTCTTATCCAAGATACAGAAGTTAGAGTTCGCTTGGATAAGGTACTTGCTGCTCGATATAAAAATAACGGGTCGAGAACCTATTTTCAAATGTTAATAGAAAAAGGGCTGGTTCTGTTAAATGGTGAGCCAGTCAAAAAACGTTTCAAGCCAAATTTAGGGGATGAAGTCGAATTATTTTTTGCTGCCGCTCCCGAAATCCCTTTAATTCCTCAGCCAATTCCTTTGCACATTTTATACGAAGATGACTATTTGCTGATTGTCGATAAGCCGGCAGGAATGGTTGTGCATCCTGCTCCTGGCAATTGGACGGGGACTTTTGTGAATGCTCTTCTGTACCATTGTGGGTATTCCTTAGGCGGGGCCTCCCTAGATTCTTTACGTCCAGGGATTGTCCATCGGTTAGATAAAGAAACTTCTGGGGTCCTTGTGGCAGCAAAAACGCTCCCTGTTCAGCAAAAGTTAATGGAGTTATTTGCAAATCGGCAAGTTTATAAAGAGTATTGGGCTATTTGCTTGGGAAATCCGGGAAATTGCGAATTAAAGGGTTCCATTGGCCGTCATCCTGTTCATCGTAAGCAAATGACTGTGCGTGAAGATGGAAAAGAAGCGTTAACTTTGTGTGAAACTTTGGAAGTAAGAAATGATATTTGCTTAGTTAGGTTGGTTCTTTCCACGGGAAGAACCCACCAAATTCGGGTGCACTTAAAACATGCCGGACACCCTATCCTGGGAGATTCTATTTACGGCAATAAACAAGTGAATTTGAAATACCGAGCAGAGCGTCAAATGTTGCATGCTCGAAAAATTGCGTTTTCCCATCCTATCACGCACCAA
- the recO gene encoding DNA repair protein RecO, with the protein MNEFRVEGLILKTVPYGEGHHILNVFSKENGLIALFAKKRKKVSPSLLSPLVQAEFVIRQGKGELYPCEEISPLASFLKIRERIETLEAAFQILNALLASQYPHKPAPHLYLLLIRYLHALPHSLNANSLATSFLLKTLRHEGVFGLSNSCATCQLPLESESYIFEGETFCFEHSPSHALSLNKEELNSLLFLASCRILPEISVYAPPASLYQKTLDLFYQTFRA; encoded by the coding sequence ATGAATGAATTCAGGGTGGAAGGCCTTATTTTGAAAACGGTCCCCTACGGGGAAGGCCATCATATTTTAAATGTGTTTTCCAAAGAAAACGGCTTAATCGCCTTGTTTGCAAAAAAACGGAAGAAAGTTTCCCCTTCTCTGCTATCCCCTCTCGTTCAAGCCGAATTTGTTATTCGGCAAGGAAAAGGGGAGCTTTATCCATGCGAAGAGATTTCCCCCCTAGCTTCTTTTCTTAAAATCCGAGAAAGAATTGAAACTTTGGAAGCTGCTTTTCAAATCTTAAATGCTCTATTGGCCTCTCAATACCCACATAAACCGGCTCCCCATTTATACCTTCTTCTTATTCGCTACTTACATGCTCTACCTCATAGCTTAAACGCAAACAGCTTAGCTACAAGTTTCCTACTCAAAACGTTGCGTCACGAAGGAGTATTTGGCCTTTCTAATTCCTGTGCGACCTGCCAATTACCCCTAGAAAGCGAGAGCTATATTTTCGAAGGAGAAACCTTTTGTTTCGAGCATAGCCCTTCCCATGCCCTCAGCTTAAACAAGGAAGAACTCAACTCTCTTTTATTTTTAGCTTCCTGTCGAATTTTGCCTGAGATTAGCGTGTATGCCCCTCCTGCTTCACTCTATCAAAAAACCCTTGATTTATTTTACCAAACTTTTCGCGCATGA
- a CDS encoding RMD1 family protein, giving the protein MDCCTFCTAASYNIKSLFETFRTRFPTHLHRDAVHVEMPFEDGLSDIFYFSYGTVVCWNLSLEQGWQLIEHLKAFEQQPLDEIESDAFTFSYGPLAKFVEDDLTLPDTSALTKLAASQGLSQSVKLGAFESSLLKIYNQTKYLPEELAKLGRIPLSRSQIRKKMGELFIERNSITLHIHALASPDFFWEYPEFEKLHLIIVNELDIKDRTEVLNHRLDVVRELFEMLGSELNHQHSSRLEWTIIWLIILEVLLTLLRDVFRII; this is encoded by the coding sequence ATGGACTGCTGCACGTTTTGCACGGCTGCTTCTTATAATATCAAATCTTTGTTCGAGACATTCCGAACGCGCTTTCCAACACATTTACATAGAGATGCCGTTCACGTTGAAATGCCCTTTGAAGATGGCCTAAGCGATATTTTTTACTTTTCCTATGGAACGGTTGTTTGTTGGAATTTATCCTTAGAGCAAGGATGGCAGCTAATTGAGCATCTAAAAGCTTTTGAACAACAACCGCTCGATGAAATTGAAAGCGATGCCTTTACCTTTTCTTATGGCCCCCTGGCTAAATTTGTAGAAGATGATTTAACGCTTCCCGATACCTCCGCTTTAACCAAATTAGCAGCTTCCCAAGGACTTTCCCAATCTGTTAAGCTAGGCGCTTTTGAAAGCAGCCTATTAAAGATATACAATCAAACAAAATACCTACCTGAAGAGCTTGCTAAACTAGGTCGCATTCCTCTTTCGCGCAGCCAAATTCGCAAAAAAATGGGCGAGCTCTTCATAGAGCGCAATTCGATTACTTTACATATTCACGCGCTTGCTTCCCCGGATTTTTTTTGGGAATACCCTGAATTTGAAAAGCTACATTTGATTATTGTCAATGAACTCGATATTAAAGACCGAACCGAAGTACTTAATCATCGCTTAGACGTGGTGCGAGAATTGTTTGAAATGCTGGGAAGTGAGCTCAACCATCAGCACTCTAGCCGGCTTGAGTGGACTATTATTTGGCTGATCATTCTAGAAGTTTTATTGACTCTCTTAAGAGACGTTTTTAGAATCATATGA
- the yidD gene encoding membrane protein insertion efficiency factor YidD, translating into MKKIALFLIRLYQLLISPMLGPICRFTPSCSQYAMEAIQKYGISKGARLAFSRICRCNPRCLGGHDPVP; encoded by the coding sequence ATGAAAAAAATTGCTCTATTTTTAATCCGTCTCTATCAGCTTCTTATCTCTCCCATGCTGGGCCCTATTTGTCGATTTACCCCTTCCTGTTCCCAATATGCCATGGAAGCCATTCAAAAATACGGAATTTCCAAAGGAGCCCGCCTGGCTTTTTCCCGCATTTGTCGGTGTAATCCCCGTTGTCTTGGTGGCCACGACCCAGTTCCTTAA